Sequence from the Mytilus galloprovincialis chromosome 13, xbMytGall1.hap1.1, whole genome shotgun sequence genome:
TTGTGTCTAGTTATAATGTTATAATTGTTTAGATAAGAGCTCTCGAGTGTTCTTCCACTCGCTTTTCGctataaaaaacaaacaagatttttttggttttctgtgtCGCCGGGTTGCTGTCATATTGCTGTATACCCTTAACCTCCTTTATTCATGCTGCATGTGGGTTTTTTATATTAGCTTTTCCAATTGAAAAACGATCAAAAGCTCCGTTTTCAtttcattgttgtttttgttttgtttcgaaAACTagaagtgttttcatttttcattacaTTATTGACAACAGATTAAAAAACAGTCTTTGCTTTTAGGTACGAAATAAAGTGAAAATGAAACTGCTATCTCATCTCCTACTTTTATCCATTCGGAacttcaaccaatgacgtgacttTCTTTCAAAACATCAGTggaggatccagaaattttcatacgtggggcccactgactgacctaagagggggccctcGAGTCacgattcagtgattccctatataagcaaccaatttttttcccaaaaagggggggggcgtgccccctgcccccccccccttaaatccgcctctgaacaTGGGATACGAACAATGCAACTATATCAATGGTCAATGATAATCTGAATTTGTAAATACATATAGTATGAATTCAATGTCAATAatctttatattatatacatttggGTTGCTTATTTGCACAACATTGAGGACAAAATGTCATTGTGGCGAGTAGTTTCAAAAACCAATTTTACTCTTGATATCAATATGTAAGTATAATAATTATTCGTATTTTTCATTTTAGCTACGGTAGAAACCGTACACACAGTTAAACCCAAAATGCCAACGACAACAATCCCATCGACTACTATTCCGACCAAATCATCGAGTACGACAAAACCATCGACGACAACACTTCCGCCTACGACAAAAACACTTCCGCCGACAACAACAACACTTTCGCCTACGACAACAAGACTTTCTACCACAACAACGTCAAAACCAGAAACCGAATACCCTTCTACAACAACACAACTACCCGAGAAAGAATATCCGACTACAACAGAACAATTAGCGGAACGAGAGTATCCTATAACAACAGAACATTTATCCGAGAAAGAATATCCTATTACAACACATTTGCCAGAGAGAGAATATCCTAAAACAACAACACATTTGCCAGAGAGAGAATATCCTATTACTACAACACATTTTCCTATTCTTTCAACACAATATCCAATTCCAACGACAATTTTACCCGACCGAGAATATCCTCTAACAACAACGCCAGAACCTAATCGAGAATATCCTGTTACAACAACTCATTTACCCAATCGAGAATACCCTATGACAACCAAACATGTACCCGACAGAGAATATCCTATTACAACAACACAGTTACCATCCATGCCTGATAAggaaaaccaaacaaaaaatagTGGGAACGGACATTTTCTCAGTAAGTTTCAAGCCAATATTCTGCcctgataaaaatataaaaataagaagatattatGTCACATGACATTAAATGACAAAGACGTGTAGCAACTACAAAGATGTTTTTACAAACTTACTTTTGGAATTTCGGCCGATTTTTTGTAACAAAATGTTTTTGCCATTTTTACGTTCTAAATTGCAGGTTTGATTTCGGTTTTTAACAAATGCCTAGCGGCAAATATTTGTAGCATATTCGAGACGAGTATTCGTcttgaaattttttaatatattccaTGTTTTTTACACGTCTTCTAGGTTTTCCATGACAGCTCGTTTTATTCAAAACTTTAGTAGACTGGAATGACCAAAAACTAATATGGAGATATATGTTATTATTAAGACCACAGATGTCTTTAAGTTTATTGTGTTGTTAAGGTTGTTGTCTCATATAACTTTCCGCTTTAACTACTTTTATTGCTTTCTATgtagacgatttttttttatatttattgattagGTCTGTTCTTAATGAAGTAAAATAGTCTTTCTCTTATTACTCTCTTTCAGCTCCGGCACCAGAAGATGTTAATGTATAAAGTTGGATTCGGACGTGATATAGATTGTATGTTCAGAAGCAGGTCACTTTCTTGGTTTAGATCGACGCCTTCGGCTTGTAGGTGTTATAACTACTttattcgtctcaactcggccgattccgtaacCTCATTTTACGGATAGAAGGAGagtaccgaggattgccgaatgataACTACTTTTTGATCTGTCGAATTGTatgatattgtatatttatttattattttagagCTGTTATTTCTGtattgaatataaatttaaacgTATGTGTTTTGATATCTTTGACTTTCAAGAATCTACGTACTACCATGAAGATGGTTGTTTACACAATTATAAGGActgaatgtaatatttttttctgtctatgaagaaataacatccgAACTGTAGTGCACAAagattattacattggttgcaatgaattacattgatttcccagttaaataaaaaccgataatttcacacgtgaaataaacgtggttatttcactcactgacgtcatacaacaataggcgttggcAAGACATTGATAACGGCgtatcaaaacaaattgtaaatgcgtagaaaaaagatatagttccttacatgttttacattaatttctttaaaaaaaaaagacatttgccaatgtgataaaaaaaaaaataactaattaaagaattcaaatatcgaaaaatattcaactcgtgaccgaacaacactgataattaactcatgcgctacgcgcattcgtgatttaatgtgttgttcggtcactcgttgaataaattaaataaattgaataaactcGGGTATAAATTATGTTAAAGTGTGCACcacttttttatgttatttcgaatagacagaaaaaatattacagttatttcttataatttaattctaaattccattttgaaacggagtaaaccatgaaaaaacgttgatgacgtcatggtcaaatgactaaattatgtctatgagctgataaacaaaacagcgtcagccaatcagaagacgcgttacatccacaATTAAATTATTCAACCATAGCCATAGACAAAACGACGTAAGCAATTCGAGCGAATCCCATATATCATAACAGTACGCTATTAAGGCCCTGACAGCAAATTATAGAATAATTCAAAAGAGAAACAATCGGCTTGATTTATCAttaaacaataaacgaaaaacaaaatatgacagAAAGCAACCAACAACAAAGACTGATTTACAGGCCCCTGACTTGAGACCGTCACATACAGAATGAGGaatagttaaacatgtttgcgagCGTTCaatccagtggcggatcaagaattTTTCATAATCGGGgtcccactgactgcctaagagggtgcccgctccggtcatgcttcagtgtaAAAGCTATTAAAGGGGCTTGACTTATCAGGTCAGCCTGAAGTGCAAACAAATACttataaaaagacaaactgaGACACCAAGTACcgataaaaaataatgcatattctTAACGAGaacaaaatgaataataaatcaAATCATGTTGGTCAATAAACAAAGTTTGAGGGCCTAGAAAATTGATCGACTGAAATGAGGGGCAGGGCATTAACATTGAGGATAAAATTGGCTTTGCAGTAGGTCAAAGACCTTCCCTGGAAATAGTTGTTTAAACGGATTGATTAATAGTCCACATTCTggagtcaatttcacaaaaatactaagATTGATCGAAAACATACTAAAtcgttcatgacttacgatcaatcttaatcggaaagttttttttttgtgaaactgactTCTGAACTGCCGTGAATTTATACATccaacaagatttttttttaagaacggTATCCATTAGACCATATTTCTACTCTCCTATTGAAAATTACGGATTAGAATTGCATTTTCAAAAATGGCACAATTCTTATTCCATCACTTTCATTTCCTGTTTCTGcccaaaataaaacacaaaataaagacTTAGTAGAAATTACTATTCAAGGGCAGTAACTCCTATAGATTAAGGTTACTGACAATTTCTATCTTGTTGACCAATTTGTAGACACTGTCTTGAAGaacaattaaaatttatttttgtctaaaCAACAAAAAATGGTAAGCATTCGTAATTTGAAGGCTatgttgatttgatttttttgggggggggggaggggggatcTTAATAGAAAAAACAAggatatacagcaaaaaaaaacacaaaggcTTTTATTGCTGATCTTCATCTCAAAATCATAGTgagaccttcaacacggagcaaaaaCAACACTCACCTCACTGCAAGATTGCAACGGCCGCTATATATAGCAACGGCATGAGCAGAATCCTTagcaaaaataatttgtatatctatactattaaacgagaagacctcattttgggtgtcgcttctcttctttccacaataaagtaatcatcatgcctctgtgtcctttaggtacagtgcatagtagtatttgtcatccatttttatgattattcagattgagttattttgggagaaaaacaagaaaaaacgcATCCGGATATTGAGTCCGTCATTGGGCGAAATTTTAAGTTatattagacttccggtttgcgtttttctgtatttgaacatacatatactactaAAGTATATTTTCTATCTGCTAtctttttcaagtttactatccacggcggtcatcatctatactattaaacgagaa
This genomic interval carries:
- the LOC143056559 gene encoding uncharacterized protein LOC143056559, which translates into the protein MEFSIFCIAKVIYLCGIFKLSWSMPLSYSTYSCPSNINTGNRHLVFEKVCYEFVLNRKEYWDGARHDCNNRGGDLALVKSYDVQYYLQTTLQKLNVGKQAVWIGLNDRHREKHFVWVDGSPLSYSHWAVHEGNGILHLTQDCVQIHMGDHGLWHDRECHLWPNKFSYICQFPTVETVHTVKPKMPTTTIPSTTIPTKSSSTTKPSTTTLPPTTKTLPPTTTTLSPTTTRLSTTTTSKPETEYPSTTTQLPEKEYPTTTEQLAEREYPITTEHLSEKEYPITTHLPEREYPKTTTHLPEREYPITTTHFPILSTQYPIPTTILPDREYPLTTTPEPNREYPVTTTHLPNREYPMTTKHVPDREYPITTTQLPSMPDKENQTKNSGNGHFLTPAPEDVNV